The Methanomassiliicoccales archaeon genome includes a region encoding these proteins:
- the aroA gene encoding 3-phosphoshikimate 1-carboxyvinyltransferase: MKLLVKPSTVDGTIPSSPSKSYTHRAMVLAQLANGTSTLRRVLLSGDTIATLRAIQLLGAEVTVTGDICTVKGGEFVCPEDVIDVENSGTTIRLIAGVASLLPCITILTGDESIRQRPMQPLIDALTEMGVYCVSTRGDGRAPLVIRGPNHGKVAHIRGDVSSQFISSLLISSPLKEVDTDIILTTPLKSRPYVEITIEMMKRFGGECYESREGFHVPGDQEYKPCDYTIPGDYSSAAFPLVAGALAGTVTVTGLDLGDRQGDKLILDILEQFGAYVERQPSKVTVSAGELKGIDIDMSNSPDLFPIVSVLAAVAKGETNLYNAEHVRLKESDRISTTVSFLRSMGAHIDERRDGCLIRGPNKLRGAVINSHSDHRILMAAAIAGLVADGETIITDGKCYEVSYPSFINDMRALGASMELIE, translated from the coding sequence ATGAAACTTCTTGTTAAGCCATCAACGGTTGACGGCACAATTCCGTCATCGCCCTCAAAGAGTTATACGCACAGAGCGATGGTTCTTGCTCAACTAGCTAACGGCACGTCAACGCTGAGGCGCGTTCTGCTGAGTGGCGATACAATCGCGACGTTGCGTGCGATCCAGCTACTTGGTGCTGAGGTAACTGTTACGGGCGATATTTGCACGGTGAAAGGCGGGGAATTCGTATGTCCTGAAGATGTTATCGATGTTGAGAACTCGGGAACAACGATTAGACTCATTGCTGGCGTCGCTTCGCTATTACCATGCATCACCATACTGACAGGGGACGAGTCTATACGCCAGAGACCAATGCAGCCATTGATTGATGCGTTAACAGAGATGGGGGTCTATTGCGTCTCCACGAGAGGCGATGGTCGCGCACCGCTCGTCATCAGAGGGCCAAATCATGGAAAAGTCGCACATATCAGGGGGGATGTGAGTTCCCAATTCATTTCGTCACTGCTCATCTCTTCGCCGCTCAAGGAGGTTGATACTGATATTATCTTGACGACACCCTTGAAGTCCAGACCGTATGTCGAGATCACGATCGAGATGATGAAAAGGTTCGGCGGCGAATGCTATGAATCACGAGAGGGATTCCACGTCCCAGGGGACCAGGAATACAAGCCTTGTGATTATACGATACCTGGCGATTATTCCTCTGCCGCTTTTCCACTTGTTGCAGGTGCATTAGCTGGTACAGTCACAGTTACGGGCCTCGACCTTGGGGACCGTCAAGGGGATAAGTTGATCCTCGATATACTTGAACAGTTCGGGGCATATGTGGAACGGCAACCTTCAAAGGTCACCGTTTCGGCCGGCGAACTCAAAGGAATAGATATTGATATGTCCAATTCACCAGATCTGTTCCCAATCGTCTCCGTACTTGCGGCTGTTGCAAAAGGAGAGACGAATCTTTATAATGCTGAACACGTCCGACTGAAGGAAAGCGACAGGATCAGCACGACTGTGAGTTTCCTCAGATCCATGGGAGCACATATTGATGAGAGGAGGGACGGTTGTCTGATACGAGGACCGAACAAATTGCGCGGTGCGGTTATCAATTCTCACAGCGACCATAGGATTCTCATGGCAGCCGCCATAGCGGGTCTTGTCGCAGACGGTGAAACGATCATTACAGACGGGAAGTGCTACGAGGTCTCGTATCCGTCATTCATCAATGACATGCGCGCCCTCGGCGCTTCAATGGAGTTGATCGAATGA
- a CDS encoding NIL domain-containing protein codes for MVKKKYLLSFTPAIVNEPITYKMIKEYDLLVNILRAEVSERGGRLLIEVEGKPSQMNKGISFLKDAGVEVRELNEYVNRDEDRCTNCGACLSICPADAFEMDKQTWKVLFKGDRCIACGLCIDTCPPRAMKLRIW; via the coding sequence ATGGTGAAGAAAAAATACCTCCTGAGCTTCACACCTGCGATCGTCAACGAGCCAATTACGTACAAGATGATCAAAGAATACGACCTCCTCGTCAATATTCTGCGCGCCGAGGTCAGCGAAAGAGGTGGAAGGCTTCTAATCGAAGTTGAGGGGAAACCCTCGCAGATGAACAAAGGAATTTCCTTTTTGAAGGATGCGGGTGTCGAGGTTAGGGAACTGAACGAATACGTGAACAGGGATGAAGATCGTTGCACTAATTGCGGCGCTTGCCTCTCGATTTGTCCAGCCGACGCGTTTGAGATGGACAAGCAGACATGGAAAGTGCTTTTCAAAGGAGATCGATGCATCGCATGTGGCCTTTGCATCGATACCTGCCCACCGAGAGCAATGAAATTACGGATATGGTAA
- the aroC gene encoding chorismate synthase produces the protein MNTIGTLFRLTLFGTSHGPCIGCVVDGCPPGLSIDEETIQKELELRKPDTEVGTTRTEDDSVQILSGIINGITTGAPITLTLVNKDTDSSKYEIFRRIPRPGHADYPALMKYGRFHDLRGGGQFSGRMTVAIVAAGAIAKILLRQIDVSIAAYTQSIGKIVDNDEHSFDDILNERVKNSIRAASSRYADLMKKEILEAKEDGDSVGGVVKCIVVGLPVGVGEPFFDTLEGELAKMIFAIPAVRGIEFGAGFRAAMMRGSEHNDPYVIEKGRISTLSNNSGGVLGGLSVGTPLVFRVAFKPTSSIKKKQQSIDIDRLEPATLKIEGRHDPCVVPRAVAVVEAATAITLADLCMRGGFID, from the coding sequence ATGAACACCATCGGTACCCTCTTCAGGCTCACCCTTTTCGGAACGAGTCATGGACCTTGCATCGGATGTGTAGTTGATGGTTGTCCGCCAGGACTAAGCATTGACGAAGAGACAATCCAGAAGGAGCTCGAATTGCGGAAACCTGACACCGAAGTTGGGACAACAAGAACGGAAGACGATAGTGTTCAAATCCTTTCTGGCATTATCAATGGAATTACAACAGGTGCCCCGATTACGCTGACCCTAGTGAACAAGGATACTGATAGCTCAAAATACGAAATCTTCAGGAGAATACCAAGACCAGGGCATGCTGATTATCCTGCGCTGATGAAATACGGAAGATTTCATGATCTTCGGGGGGGAGGCCAATTTTCAGGCCGAATGACGGTTGCAATTGTCGCGGCTGGTGCCATCGCAAAAATATTGCTCAGACAGATCGATGTAAGTATCGCGGCATACACACAATCTATTGGAAAGATTGTTGATAATGATGAGCACTCCTTTGACGACATTCTCAACGAACGCGTGAAGAATTCTATCAGGGCAGCCAGTAGTAGATACGCCGATTTAATGAAAAAAGAGATCCTGGAAGCAAAAGAAGATGGAGATAGCGTGGGCGGCGTTGTTAAGTGTATTGTCGTCGGGCTCCCAGTCGGTGTCGGCGAGCCGTTCTTCGATACTCTAGAGGGGGAGCTTGCAAAAATGATATTTGCAATCCCAGCCGTCAGGGGGATCGAGTTCGGAGCCGGCTTCAGAGCCGCGATGATGAGGGGTTCGGAGCATAACGATCCCTATGTGATCGAAAAAGGCAGGATCTCGACCCTGTCAAACAATTCTGGCGGCGTTCTAGGAGGTTTATCGGTAGGAACACCGCTCGTATTCAGAGTGGCATTCAAGCCGACATCCTCAATCAAGAAAAAACAACAGAGCATCGATATCGATAGGCTCGAGCCAGCAACCCTAAAGATCGAAGGAAGACATGACCCCTGCGTCGTGCCGAGGGCGGTTGCCGTCGTCGAAGCGGCAACGGCAATTACCCTAGCAGATCTGTGCATGCGAGGTGGTTTCATTGACTAA
- a CDS encoding UPF0280 family protein → MVTKKHFEIGETAVNIIAEERFIPAAEASIFNSREQIIRFALSDPFFLVTLEPYEPPSSAPPIVRRMCEVSRRAGVGPMAAVAGIIAEEAVRAMVAEGADHAIVDNGGDIAMKLKVPVEIGIYAGDHYKGKIGFRCEPREGIFGICTSSGKVGHSISFGISDAATVVAEDVALADACATLLGNLIKSDDEEIVRAALDKVCSINGVEGTMVIVGDKVALKGKLPRLIRTDFSEKAISRIEFAFN, encoded by the coding sequence ATGGTAACAAAGAAACATTTTGAAATCGGAGAGACGGCCGTTAACATCATTGCAGAAGAGCGTTTCATTCCTGCGGCAGAGGCCTCCATCTTTAACTCAAGAGAACAGATCATCCGCTTCGCGCTCTCGGACCCTTTTTTCCTTGTGACGCTCGAACCATATGAGCCGCCTTCGTCTGCTCCTCCAATTGTGAGGAGAATGTGCGAAGTTTCGAGAAGGGCTGGCGTAGGACCAATGGCGGCGGTTGCGGGCATTATTGCAGAAGAAGCTGTTAGGGCAATGGTGGCTGAAGGCGCAGATCACGCGATCGTCGACAACGGCGGCGACATTGCAATGAAACTGAAAGTGCCAGTAGAAATCGGGATCTACGCAGGCGATCATTACAAAGGGAAGATCGGATTCAGATGCGAACCGAGAGAAGGAATCTTTGGCATCTGCACGTCCTCAGGAAAGGTAGGACACTCGATTTCATTTGGCATTTCTGACGCCGCCACAGTTGTTGCGGAAGATGTGGCCCTTGCAGACGCATGCGCGACACTTCTTGGTAATCTCATTAAATCGGATGATGAGGAAATTGTGCGAGCAGCACTAGACAAAGTTTGCTCGATAAATGGAGTTGAAGGGACGATGGTCATTGTGGGAGACAAAGTGGCACTCAAAGGCAAACTACCAAGGCTCATTAGGACAGATTTCTCCGAAAAAGCAATTTCGAGAATTGAATTCGCGTTCAATTAA
- a CDS encoding homocysteine biosynthesis protein, whose amino-acid sequence MTRTYEEINEKIKKGDVVVMTAEEVIKVVESQGLESATKEVDVVTTGTFGAMCSSGAFLNFGHSEPPIKMQKVWLNGVPAYTGLAAVDAYIGATELKENGDLDYGGAHVIEELIAGKPVYLRATAYGTDCYPRRSIETYISLKTINQAYLYNPRNAYQNYAVATNSSDTTLFTYMGKLLPNYGNATFSSAGQLSPLLKDPLCRTIGIGTRIFIGGAKGFVAWEGTQYNTTVPTKNGVPLRPGRTLAVIGDMKEMSTEFIRALYFHRYGVSLAVGIGVPIPILDQEVMKFASLSDKDLFAPVLDYSLQSRNRKPLKEVSYAELRSGSIELFGKKVRTSSLSSYYKARVIAEKLKKMIEEGEFLISRPVQPLPEERSFKPLDIRSKEEV is encoded by the coding sequence ATGACGAGAACCTACGAAGAAATCAATGAGAAAATTAAAAAAGGCGACGTCGTGGTGATGACCGCAGAAGAGGTCATTAAGGTCGTCGAAAGTCAAGGGCTAGAAAGTGCAACGAAAGAAGTCGATGTGGTCACGACAGGCACTTTCGGTGCTATGTGCTCGTCAGGTGCTTTTCTCAACTTCGGCCATTCAGAACCTCCGATAAAGATGCAAAAGGTGTGGCTCAATGGCGTTCCCGCTTATACAGGACTCGCCGCCGTGGATGCTTATATCGGGGCAACCGAACTCAAGGAAAACGGAGATCTGGATTACGGTGGCGCGCATGTCATAGAGGAATTAATTGCGGGGAAACCCGTTTACCTCAGGGCAACTGCCTACGGAACGGATTGCTATCCTAGGCGTAGCATTGAAACATACATCTCCCTGAAAACGATCAACCAGGCGTATCTCTATAACCCGAGGAATGCGTATCAGAACTACGCAGTCGCGACGAATTCATCAGACACTACTCTTTTCACGTATATGGGGAAGCTCCTGCCGAACTATGGCAATGCGACGTTTAGCAGTGCTGGGCAGCTTTCCCCATTGCTCAAAGATCCGCTCTGCAGGACGATTGGAATAGGCACAAGGATTTTCATTGGCGGGGCAAAAGGATTCGTTGCATGGGAAGGCACACAATACAACACCACGGTTCCGACAAAAAATGGCGTGCCGTTGCGACCTGGAAGGACACTTGCCGTCATTGGTGATATGAAAGAGATGTCAACAGAGTTCATCAGGGCACTTTATTTCCACCGTTATGGCGTCTCCCTCGCTGTTGGCATCGGTGTACCGATTCCAATTTTGGACCAGGAAGTCATGAAATTTGCATCCCTCAGCGACAAGGATCTCTTTGCGCCTGTGCTTGATTATTCACTTCAATCAAGGAACAGAAAGCCGCTGAAAGAGGTCAGTTATGCGGAATTGAGGAGCGGGTCGATCGAGCTCTTTGGAAAGAAAGTGAGAACTTCATCCCTCTCAAGCTACTACAAGGCAAGGGTTATAGCGGAGAAGTTGAAGAAGATGATTGAAGAAGGGGAATTCCTGATTTCTAGACCAGTTCAGCCATTGCCAGAGGAGCGATCGTTCAAACCGCTCGACATCAGGTCGAAAGAGGAGGTGTGA
- the asd gene encoding aspartate-semialdehyde dehydrogenase: MDKIEVAVLGATGMIGQRFVQLLEDHPYFEIRGLYASERSEGKKLAEVLKLKDYTFKEETLEMVVEQIDVDKIAKDVRLAFSGLPSDIAKEYEASLASKGVAVFSNAASHRMRDDVPLLIPEVNPDHLALIERQQTYKDGGYIVTNPNCSTTGLALPLKAIDDAFGIDLVVVSTYQAVSGAGYPGVPSLDILGNIIPFIKNEEEKMESEILKLLGKLTDQGVRFADFEVLANCARVPVIDGHLESVTLKLKTSPTLEEFRDALERFTSEAQRLNLPTIPRVPIVVRTEMDRPQPLMDAYAGEPRRARGMVVTVGRIRKKNNYYKMFILSHNTIRGGAGGSVSNAELAYAKKMLF, translated from the coding sequence ATGGACAAAATCGAAGTTGCCGTGCTAGGTGCGACTGGTATGATAGGCCAGCGGTTTGTTCAGCTTTTGGAGGACCATCCATATTTCGAAATCAGGGGGCTATACGCCTCAGAACGCTCAGAGGGCAAGAAGCTTGCGGAAGTGTTAAAACTGAAAGACTATACATTCAAAGAAGAGACCCTCGAAATGGTTGTGGAGCAGATTGATGTTGATAAAATCGCGAAAGATGTGAGGTTGGCGTTTAGTGGACTGCCTAGCGATATCGCAAAGGAGTATGAGGCGTCCCTTGCATCGAAAGGAGTTGCTGTCTTCTCCAATGCCGCTTCTCATAGAATGAGGGACGATGTACCCCTTTTGATTCCAGAAGTCAACCCGGACCATCTCGCATTGATTGAGAGGCAGCAAACCTACAAAGATGGCGGCTACATTGTGACAAATCCAAATTGTTCGACGACTGGCCTTGCGCTTCCACTCAAGGCAATCGATGACGCATTCGGTATAGATTTGGTTGTCGTTTCCACCTACCAGGCCGTTTCTGGCGCTGGTTACCCCGGCGTTCCTTCACTCGATATCCTCGGGAACATTATCCCTTTTATCAAGAACGAGGAGGAAAAGATGGAGAGTGAAATCCTCAAACTCCTCGGAAAACTGACAGATCAAGGTGTAAGATTCGCTGATTTCGAGGTTCTCGCGAACTGTGCGAGAGTGCCGGTCATTGACGGTCACCTGGAATCAGTGACACTTAAGTTGAAAACGAGTCCCACACTGGAGGAATTTAGGGACGCCCTCGAAAGGTTTACGAGTGAAGCACAGCGACTTAACCTCCCAACGATTCCGCGCGTCCCCATTGTCGTAAGAACGGAGATGGACAGACCTCAACCGTTGATGGACGCTTATGCAGGAGAACCTCGAAGAGCAAGAGGAATGGTTGTAACGGTCGGGAGGATTCGAAAAAAGAATAATTATTACAAGATGTTCATTCTCTCACATAATACCATAAGAGGTGGTGCAGGCGGATCAGTTTCAAATGCCGAGCTCGCGTATGCGAAGAAAATGCTTTTCTGA
- a CDS encoding winged helix-turn-helix domain-containing protein has product MESEQILKELNSLRKEIETLSETLLHTRYDDFKSTFIEQIQQIFSEESQRLLKTEMCRFDISSNCSRKSECITKIEKVVNEIIELFQSDNVDAAITLIEEIETMILGTSSPCLDPNCSKFALDFLHQIKCYIAIFNVFKARVGAGTNGNKTMCAPSSFSPEQVETILSPLSNAWRIRILELLSTNQRTFSEISRHLGLRTGHLQFHMKLLRNSRYIDIDKRTHVYRITTKGIAALRGIKQMLELLSISENHQDFKRMLRDQGLQITNNIKH; this is encoded by the coding sequence ATGGAAAGCGAGCAGATACTAAAAGAACTGAATTCGTTAAGAAAGGAAATCGAAACGCTCAGTGAAACACTCCTCCACACGCGGTATGACGACTTCAAAAGCACTTTCATCGAGCAAATTCAGCAGATTTTTAGCGAAGAAAGTCAGAGATTATTGAAGACAGAGATGTGCCGCTTCGACATTTCGTCCAACTGTTCCAGGAAGAGCGAGTGCATCACAAAGATCGAGAAGGTGGTCAATGAGATAATCGAACTTTTCCAGAGCGATAACGTCGATGCTGCAATCACATTGATTGAAGAAATAGAGACAATGATTTTGGGAACATCTTCGCCCTGTCTCGATCCCAATTGTTCAAAGTTTGCTCTTGACTTCTTACATCAAATTAAATGCTATATCGCGATATTCAATGTTTTCAAAGCACGCGTGGGCGCTGGAACTAATGGCAACAAGACAATGTGCGCTCCATCAAGTTTTTCCCCGGAGCAAGTTGAAACGATTTTAAGCCCCCTCTCAAATGCATGGCGAATCAGGATTCTGGAGCTCCTTTCGACAAATCAGAGAACATTTTCTGAAATAAGCCGTCACCTCGGCTTGAGAACTGGACACTTGCAATTTCACATGAAACTACTGAGAAATAGCAGATACATAGATATAGACAAGAGAACGCACGTCTATCGCATCACTACAAAAGGCATCGCTGCGCTAAGAGGAATTAAGCAAATGCTGGAACTTCTCTCAATATCTGAAAATCATCAGGATTTCAAAAGGATGTTACGAGATCAAGGACTGCAAATAACTAATAATATTAAGCACTAG
- a CDS encoding prephenate dehydrogenase/arogenate dehydrogenase family protein produces MTNQLDQLRQRIEEIDNGIMKLITERIEVGKEIGRIKLQNAIPLRNEEIEEKVVSRYVNWASKIGISENSARNLSSILIGETIEAQCKAIRSEKSSSVLVVGGAGKMGRWLSKYLAARGHRIIVHDKIKSELFPSVERIDDIVQNVDFVIIATPISTVESCLKEIIAGEPKGVIFDIASIKTPIINSLKDAAKRGYAVCSVHPMFGPSTSSIWDKNIIVCDCGSREAVEAAVDLIGRSTARIIRMPIDEHDPLMAYVLGMSHAINIAFISALEKSGYKAKMLESVASTTFEKQLATSRDVANENAHLYFEIQHFNPYNVTVIDQLIQSLEEIKIAGLNEDRTTFLNIMKNGRKFLGGE; encoded by the coding sequence TTGACTAACCAACTTGACCAGCTCCGACAGCGGATCGAAGAAATTGACAATGGTATTATGAAACTCATAACTGAGAGAATCGAAGTGGGAAAGGAGATTGGGCGCATTAAGCTCCAGAACGCAATACCTTTGCGAAATGAAGAAATCGAAGAAAAGGTCGTTTCAAGATACGTTAACTGGGCTTCGAAGATTGGTATTAGCGAAAATTCAGCGCGAAATTTATCCTCCATTCTTATCGGTGAAACGATAGAGGCGCAGTGCAAGGCGATCAGGAGCGAGAAGTCTTCGAGTGTCCTCGTTGTCGGTGGCGCAGGGAAGATGGGAAGATGGCTTTCTAAATATCTTGCCGCCAGAGGACACCGTATCATCGTTCACGATAAGATCAAAAGCGAGCTATTTCCATCTGTTGAGAGAATCGATGATATCGTCCAAAATGTAGATTTTGTAATAATCGCGACACCGATCTCGACGGTTGAGAGTTGCTTGAAGGAAATCATCGCTGGAGAACCTAAGGGGGTCATCTTCGACATTGCCTCAATCAAAACTCCGATCATCAATTCACTCAAAGACGCAGCGAAAAGGGGATACGCTGTTTGCAGCGTTCATCCGATGTTCGGGCCGAGTACAAGTTCAATCTGGGACAAGAATATTATTGTCTGCGATTGTGGTTCAAGGGAAGCGGTTGAGGCGGCCGTTGATCTGATCGGAAGGTCGACTGCGAGAATTATCAGAATGCCGATAGATGAGCATGATCCGCTAATGGCTTATGTACTCGGCATGAGTCATGCGATCAACATCGCATTCATCAGCGCACTTGAAAAAAGCGGATACAAAGCGAAGATGCTAGAAAGTGTTGCATCAACGACTTTCGAAAAACAGTTAGCCACAAGCAGAGACGTGGCAAATGAAAATGCTCATCTCTATTTTGAAATCCAGCACTTTAACCCATACAATGTCACGGTCATTGATCAACTCATTCAATCACTCGAAGAGATCAAAATAGCTGGATTGAACGAGGATCGAACTACATTCCTCAATATCATGAAAAATGGACGCAAATTTTTGGGAGGCGAGTGA